In the genome of Crassostrea angulata isolate pt1a10 chromosome 6, ASM2561291v2, whole genome shotgun sequence, the window TATTTATGCATGATTTAAATTACAATGCATTTCTCCCTTTTCAtattgccattttttttaacttcaaggTGACAATGCTATCAGTTtctttcatcaatttttatcaatcaataATTGTTCAGCAGTTTCAGCTCTCTAGTGCCCTGTTTTAAAAGTCAGAGTCCATCATATCACAATGAAGAACAGTTATGATGTCTAATTTGATCCACAAGTATCAGAATTAGTATTAACATCAAGAGCAACATTACATAATTTGAAACTTTATTTGAACATTTCTGGACTTGTGTTAAAAAAGGTTGGTATGCAAGTTTGCATCATAAAGACTTTATTAGTAAAGAGTGAATTTTTTGGGGGGTATTTGTAAGGGATAGGCTGCGCTGGCAATATAACAAGGACATTACATCTATAACAAGACGTCACTGTGCAGTTTTCCATATATTCAATTACTACGACTTTgtctttttcttataaaatattgaAGATATAGCCTGAAAAATCATGCATTTTGTTCACCCAGTATTTGGTACTGAAGAGAAGCTCATTATATACCATAATATTCTTCAAACATTGAATAGAGATTGTACTGAGAACATCCAAAACAATATGCTTCAAGCTGGCATGCATTCAGAGAgtgcaaagaaaacaaaaacaaaaacttgcATTTCCTCCTTTAACCTGGCAAAAAAAATTGCCTTCATAACTGATTCATTCAAAGAATATGTAAAAAGCAATTATTAACATTCACAAAATTTTAACCTAATAAtaggaaataaaatttgagagagCAGTGCACATTAAGAAGTGAGAAACAAGAGGAACCAGGACTGAATATTTGTGTATACATTGAGTTTACAAGTATCAATTATGCTTTTGAAAAACAGGTACATACCAGAATTTCATTTCAGAAGTGAATATTGATTGTTCTGAGTACAAGTAGATCAGTGAAATTTGGATGAGTTTCAATACACATCTAGAAGTTACATTTACATATGTTGGAGAGTTGGTGGAATTTCATCCTGTTTCTTttccatgtattttttcttcttgCAACTTTTCATGCAATGtgtgcaacattttttttctcttcataacatatacatttatgtaaaTTGCAGGATACAACATTTTTGATAACGACACAAAAAGCAAATGAAAACCATTTTGCTATATAGCTTAAATCTAATATAATACGTAAAAGCAAATGAAAACATATATGTAATATAAGGATGCTAAAAAAGGATATGTGTTGCATCTAAAGCTTTAATTAATACACCATAAACCAAATATAATTGTATGTGTGTATTCTTTATAACTTGAAATAACAGTGCATAagtatacaatacatgtaattacatgtaaatgtgtattcattaaattctattaaacatattctttattcttttaaaacatacattctaaaattaaagttgatcttattttttctggattttcaaaatatatcaggcaaatcttttaaaagtaaGTTTTCCTCTCATTTGCTCTTTGCATGTCATTCAAAAATGATTAGTAATCAAGCAAACATTTCTAGAAACTGAAGATAACAAGCCAAAacagaaataataaaacaacagGTCAACGCCACAACGTTAACGTTAAATTCCACCAAACCTCGTCTTGACCATCATGTTGCGGCAATACCTCCCGCTCAGACGGCTTTGGATTTCTTCGCCTCTTCTTCTTGGGAGAACTGGTTTCTGCATCAACAACATCCTCTCTCTACAAAAACATGACACACCAAGCCATGCATATTAGGACACATGTATTTCAGGCTTTACTAGACAAACACCAAGATTTTAATGAAGCTCATTAGCTTCGACAACACATCTAAAAATATCATGCGAAATTTTGTGAACATGTATGCAATTACTATGCTCAGAGGAACACCAAATGACATGATTAAAGTATTGTTCACAATACTGCTTGAACTTTAGCTCATTCTACTGaggaatttaaaattgttgcaaGCACAACTAAGCACGTTTTATGGATACCTTAGAGTTTCTCCAGTATCTAGTTTCAGTGGCTACACTGATATAGAGAGCCAACAGAAGGGGTGGGTTGACAAACAGTGGCCAGTTTGAAGGTTCATGAAACTCCACAGACCAGGGTTTGCCACAATCTGTCTTTATGACTGCTGTTAATCCAAGAATCCTATAATtcagaagaacatttttttcaattaataataCTAATTACCTCCAtttcaaatacatatttactatTTCTAATTATTTAATAGTTTCTCAAATATGTGTTATTACCAGTCAATAATTGAGTTCTGAAGCTCAATAAGGTCAGATTACAACACCAGAAGTATTTGTTCGTCAGAAACCCTTGATATCTTGACTTTGATCAACTGTGACTCAACAAGATAAACAgtattcaaaattgaaatttgttgAATGCCCATTATAAATTCATACTTCTAATATATGATACTACTAAATATTTCTGATTGAAAATGCTGAGCTTCAAGGTAGATATCTATTTTTAGATTACCTTGCCCATAGGGATGTTCTTGAAGGGAACCAGTCTTCTTGGAAAAGTTGCATTTGGTACAAATGAAGAAATAGCAAGTGTAGTCCACTCCATattaaaacacaaattcggAATATAGAAAATTTCTTTCCTAGGCCTCGATATAATGACCACCATGTTGCAATAtacaaaaaagacaaaaagtATGCAGCACTTGCTAAAGATGGTACAATAATGCCACATGCTGCTAAAAATAAAACGTCAATAAACTTCCCCACAAACAGTAAGAAGTTATGAAGTCTGCTGGCCCTCCTCCTTCGAGTGATGGATTGTAGGGAGGGGACGTCCTCGGAGCTTAGAGTGTCCCTGGATGGACTGAACACTTTGTAACACACAATGAACACAAGAATGGCAACCGCCAGGACAACCACATCCAGGACAACCAACCGCAGAATGTGAATAAACGGGACACCGTCCAGTCTGCAAACACCAAAATATCACAGTAAAGATGCATTATTGGATAAATTTTGTATCATTCAATTACACTGAGCATTTTAgatgcaaaatacatgtattacttaatATTAACAGTAATCTCTACAAATCTATTGTAAAATTACTGcagtgtaaaataaaaaatctatgGTTGATATTCACAAAATACTGGTGCAAACATGTGACAAAATAATGTTGTACGTTTAAATGTATACGTATAACAATATActgtaaacaaacttttattcgggtgcaagaaattttcacacgttttgcaAGAGCAATGTTGGTGCAAGAAATTTTCGCAAGTTTCACAAGAGCCTTGACATTGCAAATATTTCTAGCCATAAACCAGACATTGCTGAATGgctttaaaaaacaacaaaatgcttGACGCAACAATTTGTCGCCACAAACCAGTTTATCTCCAGTGTGCAAAATAGAGTTGtagcaaataaaagttggtttacagtagttatcattattaaaaacattaatcCAATACCTTTCAACAGCTATTAGCCTTGCAATTTTTTCATTGCTTGAACCTACAAATAAGTAAATTAGTGTTAAGTCAAGGAGTAGAGAGAAGAGAAAGATTCTGACATTGGTTTTGATCAGGGGTTAGCGCGAACGCAGACCCCCACACTAAAAAATTACGTGCCCGAGTAACCCGCATTTGGGGTTATCGCAGACTTCAGCCAAACCGGAGTGCAATGGTAAGGCCTCGATCTGGGGGAACCACCTTGCTGATCATGGTATCCCCTGCACCAGGTAAGTATGAATTGCTTGGTTCTGGAGAAGGCTTATATAGACTGTTTACTAAACTTCAATATCATGACAGACTATTAACATAGTACattcaaaaattcaataattacataaatacaaaaaaagatcaatacttaaaaaattatgtataggtggaatgatatatgatatatattatggaCTAAAAATCTAATTTCTATCAGTTTTATACTTTAAAGTATTAATTGTTTTGTAATCTTTATAATAATTTCACAGTAATCAATGTAGGAAAGAATTATCTCCCGTGTTTAAGCCATGGTCGGTGAAGTGTAAACCTCTTTGTTGTTATCGCTCAGTGAGAAATGCCTCAAGCTGTGTGCGTTTAGATAACTGATTACCAGCATAGAGATCTGGAGGTATAAACCCAACCAAGGAAAGATTATCATAATAAAGTCACATTTTCAAATTCATGGTCAAGTTTTCTACTATCAATCAAGAATTACAATCaatatcatcaaaatgtgaTTTATTACTACAGCAAAGTTAAtaccataaaaatatttcaCCTTGCAAAATTATCTGTATAGTTTCTTTATGCAAATGAATAAAGTACAACTATgggaaaaataaacattactCTGAATTCATGGAAATCAGAGTGGAAGAGGATTAACAATGCACACGAATACATCTGAGTACTTACAACAATAGCCTTATTATATGTTTGTGCACTTGCTTAGTGTCCAGGCATTTCACAAAtaacttttgtttgttaactCAAAGATAGATTAAAATTACtatcaaacatgtaaaaaatattttcattcagaTTAATAcacgaaagtgaaaatttttattaaatcatatatatttacatgtattcagaGTATCTCATTCAGTTCAAATCAACCTAGCTAGTACAGAACATGTCTTCAGCAAGTAACTGGCAGACCCTAATGTCATGGTTGAAAAGTCAGCTGCAATATCAGATGGCGTCATGCAATGACAACCCTGCCTTGTACTCACAGTTTGAGAAACTGTAACCATATGGCTCAGGAATGGCTGCCAGCACAATATGGAAAATAGCATGAGCTAATGTTGCCAAACCTCCCAGCACAATAAGAAGGATTAAGTATACACCGGTGATTCCTGAAATAAAAGCAGAAAATACTAATGAATGTTTTTATCTTTTGCTTTGGAACTCATAAATCTACATCTGAGTCAGTTCATCatgataaagtaaatataatgtatcttcttctatTTAACTGTtcatcaaaaaacaaaatcaagatatctttctatgttaattttactaatatatgtatttgaaaaaatgtacacTATCTAAGGAACCACTATATTCACATTGTCTTATCAAGCCTGCAGAAATCTTTTTGTCACACAATTATTGAAAGTAAAGCCACAATAATTAATTCATTCCAATTTAACAGTACAAGCCATCCTGTTGTTTAACATCTGATGCATTGTATCGGCCATTCCATATATACATGGATTGACCCTAATACTGACCCTTGATAAATCAAAGACCTCCAATTATGAACAAGTTATCAAGTCTTTAAGCCTGCTAGAATAATTGCATAATCTAAAGCATGATACACCATGACCTTTGGTCATTAAATTCATCCTGTTCCAGCCATTATAACTGTGagatcatacatgtattgtaaaggTTAGTTCATAGAGCTGGCAACTATAATGAATTATTGACAACACAGGGTTTCTGGCTGTCCAGAAGCAGCCTGCGTTATTTTGAGGTCCTACAGTTTCTTTGATGATATAATGAGATAATCTATAAAACATGGCAGCCAGTTGGTGCTCCACCAAATTAACTCCCAACtgttgattaaaataaagatacataAAAAAAGTGCATCTATTCATTAACACTTGTGagcaatgttttctttctctagtgttgttttaaatgtaaagatACATTGCTCCTACTTGTTAATGCACTTTATATAAAGGATtttcagttattattttaaataaggcACATTTTAACTGATCTGCCATAAGTAAAACCAGTATGTGTTTTACTCTGACTGAGACTTGTGTAACCAGTTTATGTTGAATGTACATGCAGCTGTTGCCATTAAAAATAACAAGCGCATGATATGTATTACCGGTAGTAAAATATGCACGGCATTGCATAACTGTTATTTGCACATAAAATCTGAAAGAATGGGGGTTAGGATGCTATAGCAAAAGCACTCTACTACAGACCTGCACAATTCCTTTGTTGTTAACTTTTTGTGCTTTAGTGTGTTTTAGTAATTATCCAAATTATTTCTTGCATAATCACAACTCCAATTCAAGCAGAGAATGACAAGAATTTTTGAGAGGGGTGGGGTGGGAAAGAATTGATCCCTCATTCACTAAGTTCAAAATTCTTTTGGtgaataaaatacaatgtaatatccAAATACACATTATATAAAcctacaaaaatattattaatttattggtAATTAGTTGATCCCTCATTCAGAAAGTTCAAAATTATTTCCTGTTTGTGAATAAAACAATCCAAATACACTTTATATAAACCTACCAATTTATTAGTAATCTTCTCAATCTATAAAAGATTTATCtaccagtaaaaaaatatatactgggTATATATactcacattttttttacaaaatttacatttattgtttCCATTGTACAAAAAATGGATTCACAACTGCAAAAGGTGTGAATTGCAGGCCAAGAAATATATGCCaattgttgacatttaacaAACTAACaaatctcccccccccccctccaaaaaaaaaaatatatataaattgcaATCATTAATTTTAGATCCGCCACATATGAGCAAATCCGATTAAGAGCTCAGAGTTTCCATACCAACCAATAGTAaagacaatatttttattgaattacgattacaaaaaaatcaatgctTACACAATAACCTCTGCAAACTGTGAAAAAAAAGGTTGCCCCGAGCTGAATAAGTTACTGAAGCAGAACCGGTCTCCTTGCAGCTACAGCACCTATAGTGCGTCTACAGATTATTCCTGAGTCCATGATAATTAGAATCAGGTATCATAGGATGGCAACAGATTGAAATAAACAGACATCAAAGGATCGAGTCCTTAAATCATCAGAGGAGCCTCAATATTAAGACTGCCTCCCAGTATAAGCAAAAACTGCAACCGTgggaaaatattgttttatggAAATGTAAAAATATGACTATTGTAATTCTCTAAAAATAACACTGTCCAATAGCAAtgtatatctttgtattttccAGCCAGTCAACTAAAATACGTACATGctgatatattaaaatacagatCCTCCTTCTGAGGAACTATATCAATGAAGTTAATAAACACACTGCAGCATGCAGCACCTGTTGCATGTAAAGTTTTACCTCTCACTGTCAGAGCACTTGGTGCTGGAATAAGTGGAAGTCCCAACAGGAACAACAAATACAGGAATGACACAAGGTTGTACCTTAGGGCACAtcctaaaagaagaaaaaaaaaacattcttgattttttttatttccaaaacaACTTCAAGGTTATACATTTAGAATTACAATAAAATAGTTTGATGTCTTTGAAAGTAGTCTAATTTTTTTATCGTAGTTTTAATATATACCAGGAATGTCACtggtaattacatgtacaacaatagGGACTTAAACTACTACAGGGCCACTTTGGATATTATATATaagttcaagttcaagttcagtttatttgctcaaaccaaataatttggtacaagaggaacaaacatataatacacacaaaTACAAATTGATGCCATATTGATGGTGTTGTGACATTGACCTTCATTGGTCATGTGACTCCTCCAAGTAGAATTAGGACAAACCCTCAGGTCATAAACAACCTTTGTGACAAAATTAATTAAGATACAGAAAAATCCATGTGCTAGtctattttttttccatgaTGATGCCCTGTCAATTTATAAAAGGCATCTTGTAATTGCCATTTTATTTCTGTATACTCTAAGAAACAAACTTTAGCTAACAAGCATTGTCTCGAGCCATGATCCAGATTTTATACAGTTCTTCCCAAACCATGGCTGTTTGAATGCCTAAATCATCAAAATCTGGAATATGCACACCTACATGCAAGATGtcatttttaacaattgagAATAATTGTTTACTTGCAAGCAAATGAAAATTGCatgaaccatatatatattacaGAAGTTCTCCTTAATATGGTCTTCTCCTTCTCTTAAGTTATATTTATTGTTGACAAATTATACAGTGTTCCATTATTCTTCagtgtattttgaaaaataggAACTTTTTTCGATTACCATTAAATGACAGTAGAAAcgctatacatgtaaattgtgatTGCAATCCAGTCCAATTATTACTATTTTATAAGGGATTATATAAGAGAAAACTTCTGATGTGGAATATGTGTGGGTGTATATGTTTACCTGCTAGGAGAACTACTGGCAATAAGAGTCTGAACAGCAAATAGCTGATATACCTGGCAACTTTAGATGACATAATctgaaaaaatggaaaatatatatagatttcATTGTAGTATATACCAATGACAAACGATTTCAGAAAGCTTGATCGCTTTGATAATATCTGATAATCATCAAAGTACGAATGACAACGCCTTAATTTCGTTGATGTCGCCAATCATTAATGATGGCGTTTTATAGCATAcgatatatattgtttacaaCTGTCACCTCTTGATAATCATGTGACTCAACATTTCTTAAGGCTAAAACATCTGTATTTCCTATAACACTTTAGAACCCTTACCTCGTTGTAGAGACTATTCCCAATAAAGTTACATCGCTATCATTAATGTACGTAACGTTGTAAGCATGTGTTCTTCTTGATGTTCACAGTATTTTCGCATCATCTGCTTCTGTTCGTACCCAGCGCCATCTATCGTTTCGAAAGTAAAAGCGGAAGTAGTAGTACCAGAAGgacgtttgtttacatgttgatatgataatttttcctcattttttCTAGGTAGTTTAAAACGTTCGTGAAAAGCTTAATTATAAGATAATCATTTTATGTGAGTAAATTTCCTTGTCAATTTTGGGCCTAACCACAATTCTCGTAACCATTATCTAgagctttattatattataacgTTATTGTTTATATAGCTTTTAAGCTACTTCATTTTGTCACAATACTGTAAAAAGGTAAATTAGTGGTTACTGGTTAGGTATATTTTCAGGAGAAACGCCCAACTGTAagattttaaagagaaaaaaattgagcAGATCTGCATTTTTTGGAGCTTCGGGAGAGGGGGCCAGGTCCTTTCTAAGTTTAGACCTTTGCCAATGCTAATGTTTTAGATAGTGTATATGgatcacatatatacatgtaaccatGTGTTTATTAAGTGACTTTTCTTTTCccattaagatttttaaaacatttttagagGGGAAAAGTGCTCTTTACCAGTTTGGGAGTATTGAAAATAGACAATGCATGTAGTCCCTACATAAAGatacagtaccaatcagacccaacctaacagaaagtaaaccccaactaaaccttgggtttactttctgggtttacttggggtttactaaagtggacccagagtaaacccaaagtaaacccagagtggacacagagagtaaacccagtcagaagtacatgtatacccctgaaagcagacgcttacagtgtattcggaatatacaatgggtaggaattacaggcagtaggatggtaagataaaatactagtctgcttcacacttcagtgcatacagttgacctcaaaagcaatttcaaagtaaacccaaagtaaaccccgagtggacccaaattttcaaaaagtaaacccagagtaaaccccaaataaacccaaaaagtaaacccggggtttagttggggtttactctggtgttaggttgggtctgatcggtactgtaggaTGTATTTCTGATGATTTATAGGATATTTTTTATGTAGTGattcaaaatttcattgcaGAAATGGCCCGACAGCTGAGTACCTCATTTTCTGACCTTCTTCTCTGTGCCATGGCATTCTATGTTGCATATGAGTGGCACAGAGTGGGTAGAATAAAGGCAGTAGTTGGAATTTCAATACAAGGCACTGCAGCATTTTTGGGTATTTTTCGCTTTGCCATGTCAAAACCAGAGGGTGGGATTATCTACAAATGTCACAAATTCATGTCCTGGTTAGCTGCAGGTGCTGGAGTTCCTCTCATCGCCATGGAGTTTTGTGCAAAATATGGATCAGCAATGCTGGCAAACAAAATCGCAATTTTCTTGCTTGCTGTGATTATTGTTGCAGCCTTCCTTCCACCAAAAACTCAGGAAGTGGCTACCCAGGCAGCAAGTGGGTTCTCAATGCTTGTCATCCTTATTCTTAGCTTCAGCAACAAGAACTACTTTGGGCTTGGAGCAGGGCTTACTTATGTTATTGCTGGTCTAGTCCTTAGCTCTGAAGGCTCCATTTTGGGATTTCCAAATGTGGATTGGCTGCACTATGCATTGATAATTGGAAATTATTTATTCCTTAGGTCTATTTAGGTGCATTCATACTGTGTGTAGAATTTTCTTAATGTTTTACAGTACTGTTTGGAACAGAAGACAAATTCAGTTGATGTTTAGGATTTTTTTATGATAGACATTTAGTTCCTTACTCTTCACTGGCTGTTGTCAAATTCCATTATGTAATAGATGTAGCTGCTGAATGTgataaatgtgaaaatttttggcagcaaatgcaaatttattttcagttttctATTCATAAACTTTCATCTGTATTTTTGCTGTTACAAAGAAATATTCTTAATAGTAtgatttagttttttttccctgatgtaatgtttttaattatgtacaAAGTCGGATTCATTTTTCATCATGGACCAACATTTTATGATACTACTCAGGGAAGTGGTATGTTTTGTACTgttgtacaaatataaataagagCCATGcaaaaaatgaacatttgaaTGAACATTATATCATTCATTGTATAGGATatctaagttttttttaaaaatcaaatcatcttTTTGTACAGCATTAATAATGAATCATCAGAAAtctatatatttgatatgttttcaatgtatttgatatatatatgtacaacacCCTTCTCCTATGTTCTGTAAGACTACATTATTTTCCCTGATGGGTGTAAAGTTggaatgtgtttttattttatcatttcaaacTATATACTGCTTTGATATTGTCATGTAGATACTAGTCAATATGCTGTGCCATCatggaatatgttttatatggcaaaaaacaatatttgagcATGTGGTGtgatctttatacatgtactcactGATCATATGAAATGTACCATCAGAAAAATTATCTCAAAATTGGGCATTCTCTTGTGCacacatgtacacattttttCCAATGCCAATAAATAGACTGATCATAAGTATTGGAATATATTTTGATAGCATTTTCAgtgttaaaaaatgaatgaaaccattttagatatttttttcaataacagaTGTGTTTTTCAGTTTAGGAAGAGGGGGAGGGGTGGTAATTTGTT includes:
- the LOC128187934 gene encoding uncharacterized protein LOC128187934, whose amino-acid sequence is MARQLSTSFSDLLLCAMAFYVAYEWHRVGRIKAVVGISIQGTAAFLGIFRFAMSKPEGGIIYKCHKFMSWLAAGAGVPLIAMEFCAKYGSAMLANKIAIFLLAVIIVAAFLPPKTQEVATQAASGFSMLVILILSFSNKNYFGLGAGLTYVIAGLVLSSEGSILGFPNVDWLHYALIIGNYLFLRSI